Proteins from a genomic interval of Bacillus sp. FJAT-45350:
- a CDS encoding small, acid-soluble spore protein, alpha/beta type, translating to MSRRQGVMSYQMKEELAKELGFYDTVQKEGWGGIRSRDAGNMVKRAIEIAQENLANQQK from the coding sequence ATGAGCAGAAGACAAGGAGTCATGTCATACCAGATGAAAGAAGAGCTTGCGAAAGAGTTAGGCTTTTATGACACTGTTCAAAAAGAAGGATGGGGTGGCATTCGTTCTCGTGATGCTGGAAACATGGTAAAGCGAGCAATTGAAATCGCACAAGAAAACCTTGCCAATCAACAAAAATAA
- the veg gene encoding biofilm formation stimulator Veg, protein MAKTLLEIKSELDSNVGKRIMIKANGGRRKTVERTGFLEETYPSVFIIKLDEQQNSFERVSYSYADILTETVELTLCEELESSASVKL, encoded by the coding sequence ATGGCAAAGACGTTGCTCGAAATTAAAAGTGAGTTAGACTCGAATGTGGGTAAACGGATTATGATTAAAGCAAACGGTGGCCGTCGCAAAACTGTGGAACGTACAGGCTTCCTAGAAGAAACATACCCTTCAGTGTTTATTATCAAGCTTGATGAACAGCAAAATTCATTTGAGCGTGTTTCGTATAGTTATGCAGATATCCTAACAGAAACTGTTGAATTGACTCTATGCGAGGAGTTAGAAAGTAGCGCTTCGGTCAAGCTTTAA
- the yabG gene encoding sporulation peptidase YabG, protein MNLKVGDIVARPSYNCDLLFRVVDIKNDYVELFGEDVRLIADAPLTDVILIDEQECKKRKEKAKSIEENCYKLFRQDYRLIKQRGEYEVTSGYQTESSFFELRGRVLHVDGDPVYLRKCTELYEKLGVPVYGVHMSEKEMPGQIESLLEMVRPDILVVTGHDAYQKSRGGVKDMKAYRNSKHFIESVRIARKVVPQLDDLVIFAGACQSNFESLIKSGANFASSPDRINIHALDPVYIVAKVSLTSFMDRIRIWDLLRNTITGEKGIGGIETKGVLRRGMPLKDEESEE, encoded by the coding sequence ATGAATCTAAAAGTAGGTGATATTGTAGCCCGTCCTTCCTATAACTGCGATTTATTGTTTCGAGTCGTAGATATAAAGAATGACTATGTTGAGCTATTTGGTGAAGATGTACGATTAATTGCAGATGCACCATTAACAGATGTTATTCTAATAGATGAGCAAGAATGTAAGAAAAGAAAAGAAAAAGCAAAAAGTATTGAAGAAAACTGTTATAAGTTGTTCCGCCAGGATTATCGCTTAATAAAACAGCGAGGGGAATACGAAGTAACATCAGGATATCAAACAGAGAGTTCCTTTTTTGAGCTTCGTGGTCGTGTTCTTCATGTAGATGGGGACCCTGTCTATTTAAGGAAATGCACGGAGTTATACGAAAAGCTCGGTGTACCTGTATATGGTGTACACATGAGTGAAAAGGAGATGCCTGGGCAAATTGAATCGTTACTAGAGATGGTGCGTCCAGACATATTAGTTGTTACGGGTCATGACGCCTACCAAAAGTCTAGAGGTGGCGTAAAAGATATGAAGGCGTACCGTAACTCCAAACACTTTATTGAATCCGTACGTATAGCAAGAAAGGTTGTCCCTCAACTTGATGACCTAGTTATTTTTGCAGGAGCCTGCCAATCAAATTTTGAGAGTTTGATTAAATCTGGGGCTAATTTTGCAAGTTCACCTGATAGAATAAATATTCATGCACTTGATCCAGTTTATATTGTAGCAAAAGTGAGCTTAACGTCCTTTATGGATCGTATTCGTATTTGGGATTTACTGCGGAATACAATTACAGGGGAAAAAGGAATCGGTGGAATTGAAACGAAAGGGGTATTACGTCGAGGGATGCCATTAAAAGATGAAGAAAGCGAAGAGTAA
- the ridA gene encoding 2-iminobutanoate/2-iminopropanoate deaminase: protein MKIVQTNEAPAAIGPYSQGMIVNNMFYSSGQIPLTKDMELVDGDIKEQTHQVFKNLQAVLTEAGASLETVVKATVFIKDMNHFPELNEVYGEYFSEHKPARSCVEVARLPKDVLVEIEVIALVK, encoded by the coding sequence ATGAAGATAGTACAAACGAATGAAGCGCCTGCAGCAATTGGTCCATATTCTCAAGGGATGATCGTCAACAACATGTTCTATAGCTCTGGACAAATTCCATTAACAAAGGACATGGAATTAGTTGATGGCGATATTAAGGAACAAACACATCAAGTGTTTAAAAACCTACAAGCTGTGTTAACAGAAGCGGGTGCATCACTTGAAACAGTTGTAAAAGCAACAGTATTCATTAAAGATATGAACCACTTCCCAGAATTAAACGAAGTATATGGTGAGTACTTCAGTGAACACAAACCTGCTCGCTCGTGTGTTGAAGTAGCTAGATTACCAAAGGACGTATTAGTAGAAATTGAAGTAATTGCACTAGTTAAATAA
- the rnmV gene encoding ribonuclease M5, whose amino-acid sequence MKIKEVIVVEGRDDTVAIQRAVQADTIETNGSSIGEKVLVQVELAQERRGVIIFTDPDYPGERIRRIVSERVPGCKHAFIPKRDAISKNGDDLGVENASPEAIRQALHNAKQEIMDDIEEEISWQDLIDAGLIGGTMAKARRDRLGLLLKVGYCNGKQLYKRLLKFQVTKDEFAASFAQVLEEEQND is encoded by the coding sequence ATGAAAATTAAAGAAGTTATCGTTGTTGAAGGTAGAGATGATACAGTAGCGATACAGCGTGCTGTGCAAGCTGATACAATTGAAACAAATGGCTCTTCGATTGGAGAAAAAGTGTTAGTGCAAGTGGAGCTTGCTCAAGAGAGAAGAGGGGTTATTATTTTCACCGACCCAGATTATCCCGGTGAGAGGATTCGCCGTATCGTTAGTGAACGGGTTCCTGGCTGTAAGCATGCTTTTATCCCGAAAAGGGATGCTATTTCAAAAAATGGAGATGATTTAGGTGTAGAAAATGCCTCTCCAGAAGCAATTCGACAAGCATTACATAATGCGAAGCAAGAAATTATGGATGACATAGAAGAAGAAATTTCATGGCAAGATTTAATTGATGCGGGACTTATAGGTGGTACGATGGCTAAAGCAAGAAGGGACCGCTTAGGGCTTCTTTTAAAGGTTGGCTACTGCAATGGTAAACAGCTTTACAAACGACTACTAAAATTCCAAGTAACGAAAGATGAATTCGCAGCATCGTTTGCACAGGTGTTGGAGGAGGAACAGAATGACTAA
- the rsmA gene encoding 16S rRNA (adenine(1518)-N(6)/adenine(1519)-N(6))-dimethyltransferase RsmA — MTKDIATPIRTKAILEKYKFKFKKSLGQNFLIDLNILDKIVTSAGVTESTGAIEIGPGIGALTEQLAKRAKKVVAYEIDQRLLPVLKDTLSPYDNVKIIHSDVLKADVRKMIEEEFADIDEVRVVANLPYYVTTPILMKLLEEKLPIKAISVMIQKEVAERIAAKPGTKDYGSLSIAVQYYAQAETALNVPQTVFIPQPNVDSAVLRLTLRDKPAVDLIDEAFFFKVIRASFAQRRKTLFNNLVNNLGTKEDKETIEQALQEANVDPKRRGETLSMEEFASISNLLHSSLSDRA, encoded by the coding sequence ATGACTAAAGATATAGCTACACCAATTCGAACAAAAGCGATACTTGAAAAGTACAAGTTTAAATTTAAGAAAAGCTTAGGACAAAACTTTCTAATTGATTTAAATATATTAGACAAAATAGTTACGAGTGCTGGTGTAACGGAATCAACGGGTGCGATTGAAATAGGTCCGGGGATTGGTGCACTAACAGAGCAGTTAGCAAAGCGAGCAAAGAAAGTCGTTGCTTATGAAATAGACCAAAGGCTTTTACCAGTTTTAAAGGATACATTGAGTCCATATGATAATGTGAAAATCATTCACTCAGATGTGTTAAAAGCAGATGTACGAAAAATGATTGAAGAGGAATTTGCTGATATAGATGAAGTGAGAGTCGTAGCTAATCTTCCATATTATGTAACAACACCAATACTGATGAAACTACTTGAAGAGAAGCTACCGATTAAGGCAATCTCTGTTATGATTCAGAAGGAAGTCGCGGAACGGATTGCAGCAAAGCCAGGAACGAAAGATTATGGCTCATTATCAATTGCTGTTCAATATTATGCACAAGCTGAAACGGCTTTAAATGTCCCTCAGACAGTGTTTATTCCTCAACCTAATGTAGATTCTGCTGTTCTGCGTTTGACGTTAAGGGACAAGCCTGCAGTCGATTTAATTGATGAAGCCTTTTTCTTCAAAGTTATTCGAGCAAGCTTTGCCCAACGCCGAAAAACTCTTTTTAATAACTTAGTTAATAATCTAGGAACGAAAGAGGACAAAGAAACGATAGAGCAAGCATTGCAAGAAGCGAATGTTGACCCAAAACGTCGTGGAGAGACATTATCAATGGAGGAGTTTGCATCGATTAGTAACTTGTTGCACAGTTCATTATCAGATAGAGCTTGA
- the spoVG gene encoding septation regulator SpoVG — MQVTDVRLRRVNTEGRMRAIASITIDNEFVVHDIRVIDGNNGLFVAMPSKRTPDGEFRDIAHPISSQTREKIQSAVLAEYERAGEMEEIEYEEAGAS, encoded by the coding sequence ATGCAAGTGACAGATGTAAGACTACGTCGTGTTAATACGGAAGGCCGTATGCGTGCAATTGCTTCAATTACAATTGACAACGAATTTGTTGTACATGATATTCGAGTGATTGATGGTAACAATGGATTATTCGTTGCAATGCCAAGTAAGCGTACTCCAGATGGTGAGTTCAGAGACATTGCACATCCAATCTCTTCTCAAACGCGTGAAAAGATTCAGTCAGCAGTACTTGCTGAATATGAGCGTGCTGGTGAGATGGAAGAAATAGAATACGAAGAAGCAGGAGCTTCTTAA
- a CDS encoding TatD family hydrolase: protein MLFDTHVHLNADQFTDDVEEVIERAKEQGVSNMVVVGFDEKTINGALRLAETYDFIYAAVGWHPVDAIDMTEEHLSWLEELASHPKVVALGEMGLDYHWDKSPKDIQKEVFRKQIQLAKKVKLPIIIHNREANQDIVEILKEEDAAEVGGIMHCFGGSVETAEQCINMNFLISFGGPVTFKNAKKPKEVATALPLDKLLIETDCPYLAPHPYRGKRNEPAYVKIVAEQIAELKGISLEEVAEATTANGKRLFGI, encoded by the coding sequence ATGCTTTTTGATACACATGTTCATTTGAATGCTGACCAGTTTACTGATGATGTAGAAGAAGTTATTGAACGAGCAAAAGAACAAGGAGTTTCCAATATGGTTGTCGTTGGTTTTGATGAGAAAACGATCAACGGAGCTCTAAGGCTTGCTGAAACATATGATTTTATTTATGCAGCTGTTGGTTGGCATCCAGTAGATGCTATTGATATGACTGAGGAACACCTTTCTTGGTTGGAGGAACTCGCATCACATCCAAAAGTGGTGGCATTGGGAGAAATGGGATTAGATTATCATTGGGACAAGTCACCAAAGGATATCCAGAAAGAAGTATTCCGTAAACAAATACAGCTTGCAAAGAAAGTAAAATTACCAATTATCATACATAACCGCGAAGCAAACCAGGATATTGTCGAAATTTTGAAGGAAGAGGATGCTGCAGAGGTTGGTGGAATTATGCATTGCTTTGGTGGAAGTGTAGAAACAGCTGAGCAGTGTATCAATATGAATTTCCTTATCTCATTTGGTGGACCTGTAACTTTTAAAAATGCGAAAAAACCAAAAGAAGTTGCAACAGCATTGCCGCTAGACAAATTATTGATTGAAACAGACTGTCCATATTTAGCTCCACATCCATATAGAGGAAAGCGGAATGAACCGGCTTATGTAAAAATAGTTGCAGAGCAAATTGCTGAATTAAAAGGAATTTCACTTGAAGAAGTAGCAGAAGCAACAACAGCAAATGGTAAAAGATTATTTGGGATTTGA
- the glmU gene encoding bifunctional UDP-N-acetylglucosamine diphosphorylase/glucosamine-1-phosphate N-acetyltransferase GlmU produces the protein MSNRYAVILAAGQGTRMKSKLYKVLHPVCGKPMVQHVVDQVSSLKLEKLVTIVGHGAEKVREQLGDDVIYALQEEQLGTGHAVMQAEATLGDKEGITIVLCGDTPLITAETMQALLTQHEEEQAKVTVLTAHAEDPTGYGRIVRNDNGLVERIVEHKDATDEERLIQEINTGTYCFDNSALFQSLKKVGNDNVQGEYYLPDVIEILQQQGENIAAFQTPIFDETLGVNDRVALSEAERIMKSRINQHWMRQGVTIVDPTSTYISSDAVIGQDTVIYPGTIIEGTSQIGDDCMIGPHTEIISSTIGNETTIKQSVVHDSEIGNSVSIGPFSHIRPLSDIGNDVKIGNFVEVKKSTFGHGSKASHLSYIGDAEIGENVNLGCGSITVNYDGQNKHLTKVGSGSFIGCNSNLVAPVTVGENAYIAAGSTITEDVPGEALSIARARQTTKENYVQKLKDKMNEN, from the coding sequence ATGAGCAATCGTTATGCAGTTATTCTAGCCGCAGGGCAAGGAACTAGGATGAAGTCAAAGCTTTATAAAGTGTTGCATCCCGTTTGTGGAAAGCCAATGGTTCAACATGTGGTCGATCAAGTATCAAGTCTTAAACTAGAAAAGCTAGTTACGATCGTTGGACACGGTGCAGAAAAAGTAAGGGAACAATTAGGTGATGATGTAATTTATGCATTACAGGAGGAGCAGTTAGGAACAGGCCACGCAGTTATGCAGGCAGAAGCTACTCTTGGTGATAAAGAAGGTATCACCATTGTTTTATGTGGAGACACACCTTTAATTACTGCTGAAACGATGCAGGCACTCCTTACACAACATGAAGAGGAACAAGCGAAGGTAACGGTTCTAACGGCGCATGCTGAGGACCCTACTGGATATGGTAGAATTGTACGGAATGATAATGGATTAGTCGAACGTATTGTTGAGCACAAAGATGCTACGGATGAAGAGCGGTTGATTCAAGAAATTAATACAGGTACGTATTGTTTTGATAATTCAGCGTTGTTCCAGTCATTAAAGAAGGTAGGAAACGACAACGTACAAGGTGAGTATTACTTACCAGATGTAATTGAAATCTTACAACAGCAAGGTGAAAACATAGCTGCATTTCAAACACCTATTTTTGATGAAACCCTTGGTGTAAATGATCGAGTTGCTTTGTCTGAGGCTGAACGAATTATGAAGAGTCGAATTAATCAGCATTGGATGAGACAGGGAGTCACAATTGTTGATCCTACGAGCACTTATATTTCCTCTGATGCGGTTATTGGTCAAGATACAGTAATCTATCCTGGAACAATCATTGAAGGGACATCACAAATTGGTGACGATTGTATGATTGGGCCACATACAGAAATAATAAGTAGTACAATAGGAAATGAAACAACGATTAAACAATCAGTTGTTCATGATAGTGAAATTGGAAATAGCGTTTCAATCGGACCATTCAGTCATATTCGCCCTTTATCGGACATTGGCAATGATGTTAAGATCGGTAACTTTGTTGAAGTAAAGAAATCAACATTTGGTCACGGCAGCAAAGCATCCCACTTAAGTTATATTGGTGATGCGGAGATTGGTGAAAATGTTAATTTAGGCTGTGGTTCCATCACAGTGAATTATGATGGGCAAAATAAACACCTTACTAAGGTAGGTAGTGGTTCTTTCATTGGATGTAATTCTAATCTGGTTGCACCTGTGACTGTTGGTGAGAATGCGTATATTGCTGCCGGTTCGACAATAACTGAAGATGTACCAGGTGAAGCACTTTCAATTGCTCGTGCTAGACAAACGACAAAAGAGAATTATGTTCAAAAATTAAAAGATAAAATGAATGAAAACTAG
- the purR gene encoding pur operon repressor, giving the protein MKKIRRSGRLVDMTNYLLQNPHKLISLTHFSERYQSAKSSISEDLAIVKDVFESQSIGSLLTIPGASGGVKYIPMVNREEAERLIDQVCEKLSVADRLLPGGYLYMMDVLGNPRLMNEVGRLFAALFAKHKIDAVMTVATKGIPIAYAVGNYLDVPVSIVRRDHRVTEGSMVSINYVSGSSKRIQTMSLARRSLEEGSNVLIVDDFMKAGGTVRGMMDLLVEFNANVVGIGVLAESIDVEERLVNEYVSITRLSEVNIKDKQIKVERGNYLDKLIFEDEVEGNEDSTNE; this is encoded by the coding sequence ATGAAAAAAATAAGACGTAGTGGACGTTTAGTTGATATGACTAATTATTTATTACAAAATCCACATAAATTAATATCATTAACACATTTTTCTGAACGTTATCAGTCTGCGAAGTCATCAATTAGTGAGGATTTAGCGATTGTGAAGGATGTTTTTGAAAGTCAAAGCATTGGTTCGTTACTAACGATTCCAGGTGCAAGTGGCGGTGTGAAATATATACCAATGGTCAATCGAGAAGAAGCCGAACGATTAATTGACCAAGTTTGTGAGAAGCTATCTGTTGCAGATAGACTACTACCAGGTGGTTATCTTTACATGATGGATGTATTAGGTAACCCTCGACTAATGAATGAGGTCGGTCGATTGTTTGCTGCTCTCTTCGCTAAGCATAAAATTGACGCAGTAATGACGGTAGCCACAAAGGGAATACCGATTGCCTATGCAGTAGGTAATTATTTAGATGTTCCTGTTAGTATTGTTCGTCGTGACCACCGAGTGACTGAAGGCTCAATGGTTAGCATTAACTACGTCTCTGGTTCATCAAAACGGATTCAAACAATGTCGCTAGCAAGAAGAAGTCTTGAAGAGGGTTCCAATGTGTTAATTGTCGATGACTTCATGAAGGCTGGAGGAACTGTTCGAGGAATGATGGATCTTCTAGTGGAGTTTAATGCAAATGTAGTGGGAATCGGTGTATTAGCAGAATCGATTGATGTCGAGGAACGGCTTGTCAATGAGTATGTATCCATTACTCGCTTATCAGAGGTAAACATCAAAGATAAACAAATCAAAGTCGAGCGTGGTAATTATCTAGATAAATTAATCTTTGAAGATGAGGTGGAAGGTAATGAAGATAGTACAAACGAATGA
- a CDS encoding G5 and 3D domain-containing protein: protein MIPRIGKLFSQLSNGKKVFMSIFSLILVVGVLAFAVFETTKATVTVVIDGEETEIKTHAATVADVLMEHDWTISEHDKFEPSLETKITGNMTINWKQAKQVYLSNNGVDHEEWTTADSVKEFINEKNITLNEHDKIIPSLDAEIQSDMTITYESAFQVRLNSDDEEREVWTTSTTVADFLERESIALGELDRVEPAKDSLVAEEIDVNVIRVEKVTDVVEESVAYATVTRRDNSLDSGKEKVVESGQEGRVEKHYEVILENGEEVSRELVKSQTVSESKDRIVAVGTRPVATVSRGSSPSSTSSAPSGKTITMTATAYTANCTGCSGITATGINLNNNRNKKVVAVDPSVIPLGTRVHVQGYGEAIAGDTGGAIRGNKIDIHVPTKAEANRWGRKQVKVTILD from the coding sequence ATGATACCCAGGATAGGAAAACTTTTCTCCCAATTAAGCAATGGGAAAAAGGTATTCATGTCCATCTTCAGTCTTATCCTTGTCGTTGGAGTACTTGCGTTTGCTGTATTTGAGACGACCAAAGCAACAGTGACAGTTGTCATTGATGGTGAAGAAACAGAGATAAAGACACACGCAGCTACAGTGGCTGATGTGTTGATGGAACATGATTGGACAATTAGTGAACATGATAAATTTGAGCCTTCGTTAGAAACAAAAATTACTGGTAATATGACTATAAACTGGAAACAAGCGAAACAAGTCTATTTATCTAACAATGGAGTCGATCATGAAGAATGGACGACAGCCGATTCAGTTAAAGAATTTATAAACGAAAAAAACATAACGCTTAATGAACACGATAAAATTATACCTAGTTTAGATGCCGAAATTCAGTCTGACATGACAATTACGTATGAATCTGCTTTTCAAGTACGACTCAACAGTGACGATGAAGAACGTGAAGTTTGGACAACTTCGACTACGGTCGCTGACTTTTTAGAAAGAGAGTCTATTGCCTTAGGTGAATTAGATAGAGTTGAACCAGCAAAAGATAGTTTAGTTGCTGAAGAGATCGATGTAAATGTAATACGAGTGGAAAAAGTCACCGATGTAGTGGAAGAGTCAGTTGCATATGCAACAGTAACGAGAAGAGATAACTCGTTAGATAGTGGAAAAGAAAAAGTAGTGGAGTCAGGTCAAGAAGGACGAGTGGAAAAACATTATGAAGTGATTCTTGAGAACGGAGAAGAAGTCTCAAGAGAGCTAGTGAAGTCACAAACGGTATCAGAAAGTAAAGACCGTATTGTCGCTGTAGGTACACGCCCAGTTGCAACAGTTTCTCGTGGTTCTAGCCCTTCGTCAACAAGCAGTGCACCAAGTGGAAAAACAATCACAATGACTGCAACTGCGTATACAGCAAATTGTACGGGGTGTAGTGGAATCACAGCAACAGGTATCAACTTAAACAATAACCGTAATAAAAAAGTAGTAGCAGTAGATCCGAGTGTGATCCCCTTAGGAACAAGAGTTCATGTTCAAGGATATGGTGAAGCAATTGCTGGAGATACTGGTGGAGCGATCCGAGGTAATAAAATTGATATTCACGTTCCAACAAAGGCAGAAGCAAATCGTTGGGGACGTAAACAGGTAAAAGTAACAATATTAGATTAG
- the ispE gene encoding 4-(cytidine 5'-diphospho)-2-C-methyl-D-erythritol kinase, translated as MKISVKAPAKINLSLDVLHKRPDGYHEVEMIMTTVDLADRIELIDLEKDKIIVDVSEGFVPNDERNLAYQAAAKLKQKYNITRGVSIYISKKIPVAAGLAGGSSDAAATLRGLNKLWNLNLSLDELAQIGTEIGSDVAFCVYGGTALATGRGEIIKAIPSPPPCWVILAKPPIGVSTAEVYRRLDLNNVERRNVQEMVSAIESNNFKGICGSLHNVLEDVTFKLHPDVEHIKESMKRFGADGVLMSGSGPTVFGLVRKESRVHRIYNGLRGFCSDVYAVRLISKSNS; from the coding sequence GTGAAAATCTCAGTGAAAGCACCAGCAAAGATTAATTTATCACTTGATGTTCTTCATAAGAGACCGGATGGCTATCATGAAGTAGAAATGATTATGACAACAGTAGATTTAGCTGACCGCATTGAGTTAATTGATCTTGAGAAGGATAAAATTATAGTAGATGTTTCTGAAGGCTTCGTTCCCAATGATGAGCGAAATTTAGCATATCAAGCAGCAGCAAAGCTTAAGCAGAAATACAATATTACTCGTGGAGTATCAATTTATATTTCAAAGAAAATACCTGTGGCAGCGGGGCTAGCAGGTGGCAGTAGTGACGCTGCGGCGACATTGCGTGGTTTAAATAAGCTGTGGAACCTGAATCTATCATTAGACGAACTAGCTCAAATAGGAACAGAAATCGGTTCGGATGTTGCTTTTTGCGTATATGGTGGCACAGCTCTAGCAACTGGTCGTGGAGAGATTATAAAAGCAATCCCATCCCCACCGCCGTGTTGGGTTATATTAGCAAAGCCTCCAATTGGAGTTTCAACGGCTGAAGTATATCGCCGGCTAGATCTAAATAATGTGGAGCGTCGCAATGTGCAGGAAATGGTGTCTGCGATAGAGTCTAATAACTTCAAAGGGATTTGTGGTAGCTTACATAATGTACTTGAAGATGTAACTTTTAAACTTCATCCAGATGTTGAACACATTAAAGAAAGCATGAAGCGTTTCGGTGCAGATGGTGTATTAATGAGTGGAAGTGGGCCAACCGTATTTGGTCTTGTTCGCAAAGAGTCCCGAGTGCATAGAATCTACAACGGGCTTCGAGGCTTCTGTAGTGATGTTTATGCAGTACGTCTAATTAGTAAGTCGAACTCTTGA